The Anopheles merus strain MAF unplaced genomic scaffold, AmerM5.1 LNR4000200, whole genome shotgun sequence genome window below encodes:
- the LOC121601837 gene encoding LIM domain transcription factor LMO4-A-like isoform X2, producing the protein MGHTTVTPNTPATTIQSSISATANLVAATGLAKDCAGCGKRITERFLLKALDIFWHEDCLKCGCCDCRLGEVGSTLYTKANLILCKRDYLRLFGTTGYCAACNKVIPAFEMVMRAKNNVYHLECFACQQCNHRFCVGDRFYLCDNKILCEYDYEERLVFASMACNPSSLAHIRRQPTGENHLASAGRLPPTNINRSPYVTEKAGLVQQQQQHQQSPSQQQPSATVAVATTSSATSIAPTTCESHPSCLPATSSSMHQIQPGSTNLQQQHSTQQPQHPQQQQQQQQQQQHHHHHPSNPGPHRDDGSSGYGSPDSETFEMSNNQ; encoded by the exons ATGGGACACACGACAGTTACACCTAATACACCCGCCACTACGATCCAATCGTCGATCTCAGCCACTGCAAACCTGGTTGCCGCGACCGGCTTAGCCAAGGACTGTGCCGGGTGCGGGAAGCGTATAACCGAGCGCTTTCTATTGAAAGCACTAGATATCTTCTGGCACGAAGATTGCCTCAAGTGTGGTTGCTGTGATTGCCGCCTGGGAGAGGTCGGCTCAACATTGTATACTAAAGCGAATCTTATCCTATGTAAGCGAGACTACCTTAGACTATTCGGCACGACTGGATATTGTGCCGCTTGCAACAAGGTGATACCGGCATTCGAAATGGTAATGCGTGCCAAAAACAATGTCTATCATCTAGAATGCTTCGCATGCCAACAGTGCAATCATAG ATTCTGTGTTGGCGATCGTTTCTATTTATGTGATAATAAAATTCTATGCGAATATGACTACGAAGAGCGATTGGTGTTTGCTAGTATGGCCTGTAATCCGTCTAGCTTGGCGCATATTCGGAGGCAA CCCACTGGAGAAAACCATCTCGCGAGTGCCGGACGTTTGCCACCAACCAATATTAATCGATCTCCATACGTAACAGAAAAGGCCGGATTggtccaacaacaacagcagcaccaacaatcACCATCTCAACAACAACCCTCTGCAACAGTTGCGGTAGCGACTACATCATCGGCAACGTCGATAGCACCAACAACGTGCGAATCACATCCATCCTGCTTACCAGCTACTTCGTCCTCAATGCATCAAATCCAGCCCGGAAGTACCAATCTTCAGCAGCAACATTCCACACAACAGCCGCAACacccacagcaacagcagcagcaacaacaacaacaacagcatcatcatcatcatccaagtAACCCGGGTCCACATCGAGACGATGGTTCCAGTGGCTATGGAAGTCCCGATTCAGAAACGTTCGAAATGTCCAACAATCAATGA
- the LOC121601837 gene encoding LIM/homeobox protein Lhx6-like isoform X1 has product MGHTTVTPNTPATTIQSSISATANLVAATGLAKDCAGCGKRITERFLLKALDIFWHEDCLKCGCCDCRLGEVGSTLYTKANLILCKRDYLRLFGTTGYCAACNKVIPAFEMVMRAKNNVYHLECFACQQCNHRFCVGDRFYLCDNKILCEYDYEERLVFASMACNPSSLAHIRRQVSNLQPTGENHLASAGRLPPTNINRSPYVTEKAGLVQQQQQHQQSPSQQQPSATVAVATTSSATSIAPTTCESHPSCLPATSSSMHQIQPGSTNLQQQHSTQQPQHPQQQQQQQQQQQHHHHHPSNPGPHRDDGSSGYGSPDSETFEMSNNQ; this is encoded by the exons ATGGGACACACGACAGTTACACCTAATACACCCGCCACTACGATCCAATCGTCGATCTCAGCCACTGCAAACCTGGTTGCCGCGACCGGCTTAGCCAAGGACTGTGCCGGGTGCGGGAAGCGTATAACCGAGCGCTTTCTATTGAAAGCACTAGATATCTTCTGGCACGAAGATTGCCTCAAGTGTGGTTGCTGTGATTGCCGCCTGGGAGAGGTCGGCTCAACATTGTATACTAAAGCGAATCTTATCCTATGTAAGCGAGACTACCTTAGACTATTCGGCACGACTGGATATTGTGCCGCTTGCAACAAGGTGATACCGGCATTCGAAATGGTAATGCGTGCCAAAAACAATGTCTATCATCTAGAATGCTTCGCATGCCAACAGTGCAATCATAG ATTCTGTGTTGGCGATCGTTTCTATTTATGTGATAATAAAATTCTATGCGAATATGACTACGAAGAGCGATTGGTGTTTGCTAGTATGGCCTGTAATCCGTCTAGCTTGGCGCATATTCGGAGGCAAGTTAGTAATTTACAG CCCACTGGAGAAAACCATCTCGCGAGTGCCGGACGTTTGCCACCAACCAATATTAATCGATCTCCATACGTAACAGAAAAGGCCGGATTggtccaacaacaacagcagcaccaacaatcACCATCTCAACAACAACCCTCTGCAACAGTTGCGGTAGCGACTACATCATCGGCAACGTCGATAGCACCAACAACGTGCGAATCACATCCATCCTGCTTACCAGCTACTTCGTCCTCAATGCATCAAATCCAGCCCGGAAGTACCAATCTTCAGCAGCAACATTCCACACAACAGCCGCAACacccacagcaacagcagcagcaacaacaacaacaacagcatcatcatcatcatccaagtAACCCGGGTCCACATCGAGACGATGGTTCCAGTGGCTATGGAAGTCCCGATTCAGAAACGTTCGAAATGTCCAACAATCAATGA
- the LOC121601838 gene encoding calumenin-like: MKTMFVFAMSICLLFNYAVSAIPKPEEKRVLDHDPLSHAQHYQNDEHNKQYDHEAFLGEDAKTFDQLEADESRRRLGLIVDKIDRDNDGFVNMSELKAWIQYTQRRYIDDDVNRQWKTHNPNNTEKVHWDTYRKNVYGFLDELAAQEPDHPSDEHFSYRTMMKRDRRRWSIADRDGDDELTREEFTDFLHPEESSHMRDVVVTETIEDIDKDSDGKVSVEEYIGDMYRQGEQNEEEPDWVKHERETFTNFRDKNKDGFMDNQEVKDWITPADFDHAEAEARHLIYEADSDADEKLTKDEIIEKYDLFVGSQATDFGEALTRHDEF, encoded by the exons ATGAAAACGATGTTCGTATTCGCAATGAGCATCTGCTTGTTGTTTAACTACGCCGTGTCTGCTATCCCAAAGCCGGAGGAAAAACGAGTGCTGGATCATGATCCCCTAAGTCATGCGCAACATTATCAAAACGATGAGCATAACAAACAGTACGATCACGAAGCATTTCTCGGCGAAGATGCTAAAACGTTTGATCAACTCGAAGCGGACGAAAGCAGAAGACGCTTGGG ACTCATCGTAGATAAAATAGACAGAGACAATGATGGCTTCGTTAATATGTCTGAGCTGAAAGCGTGGATTCAGTACACGCAGAGGCGCTACATCGACGATGATGTCAACCGTCAGTGGAAGACGCATAATCCGAACAACACGGAGAAGGTGCACTGGGACACATACCGCAAGAATGTGTATGGATTTCTGGACGAGCTTGCGGCGCAGGAACCGGACCATCCGAGCGATGAACATTTTTCCTATCGCACTATGATGAAGCGCGACCGACGCCGCTGGAGCATTGCGGATCGTGACGGAGATGATGAACTCACGAGGGAAGAGTTTACCGATTTTCTACATCCCGAGGAAAGCAGTCACATGCGCGACGTTGTAGTAACGGAGACCATCGAGGACATTGATAAGGATAGTGACGGAAAGGTGTCAGTCGAAGAGTACATTGGTGATATGTATCGGCAAGGTGAACAGAATGAAGAAGAACCGGATTGGGTGAAACACGAACGCGAAACCTTTACCAACTTCCG TGACAAAAATAAGGATGGCTTCATGGACAACCAGGAGGTGAAAGATTGGATCACTCCGGCGGACTTTGACCATGCGGAAGCCGAAGCCCGTCATTTGATCTACGAGGCAGACTCTGACGCAGATGAAAAGCTAACAAAGGACGAAATTATAGAAAAGTACGATCTGTTTGTCGGTTCACAGGCGACTGATTTTGGCGAGGCTTTAACGCGGCACGACGAATtttag